A genomic segment from Brevundimonas mediterranea encodes:
- a CDS encoding alpha/beta hydrolase encodes MTRRGLLAPIAGLMAAACSPLGLLNSLGPRDGGVRRVARDIAYGDDPRQRLDLYAPTAPGTYPVLVFFYGGGWDSGSRDLYGWAAQALAAQGFVVALPDYRVVPQVVFPAFIEDAAVATAKAADVAAAYGGDPERVGVLGHSAGAHLALMISLDRRYMQAVDRPGLIRAAAGLAGPYDFLPFDVGASRNAFGRAPDPTLTQPVTFVRPDAPPIWLGHGTADVVVHAEDTTILDQRMKAVGGRSEAKLYPGLDHADLIATFSPLFRKKATILADVTGFFHRELG; translated from the coding sequence ATGACCCGGCGCGGCCTGTTGGCGCCCATTGCGGGCCTGATGGCGGCCGCCTGTTCACCCCTGGGCCTGCTCAACAGTCTGGGGCCGAGGGACGGGGGCGTGCGACGGGTGGCGCGCGACATCGCCTATGGCGATGATCCCCGCCAGAGGCTGGACCTGTACGCCCCGACCGCGCCGGGGACCTATCCGGTCCTCGTCTTCTTCTATGGCGGCGGCTGGGATTCAGGGTCGCGCGACCTCTATGGCTGGGCGGCCCAGGCCCTGGCCGCCCAGGGGTTCGTCGTGGCCCTGCCCGATTACCGCGTCGTGCCCCAGGTGGTCTTTCCGGCCTTCATCGAAGACGCCGCCGTCGCCACGGCCAAGGCGGCGGATGTCGCCGCAGCCTATGGCGGCGATCCGGAACGAGTGGGGGTGTTGGGCCATTCGGCCGGCGCCCATCTGGCCCTGATGATCAGTCTGGACCGCCGCTATATGCAGGCGGTCGACCGCCCTGGACTGATCAGGGCGGCGGCGGGTCTGGCGGGCCCCTATGATTTCCTGCCGTTCGACGTGGGGGCGTCCCGGAACGCCTTCGGCCGCGCCCCCGATCCGACCCTGACCCAGCCCGTCACCTTCGTGCGTCCCGACGCGCCGCCGATCTGGCTGGGTCACGGCACGGCCGACGTCGTGGTCCATGCCGAGGACACGACCATTCTGGACCAGAGGATGAAGGCGGTCGGCGGTCGGTCTGAGGCGAAGCTCTATCCGGGTCTGGACCACGCCGACCTGATCGCGACCTTCTCGCCCCTGTTCCGCAAGAAGGCGACGATTCTGGCCGATGTGACCGGCTTCTTCCACCGCGAACTGGGCTGA
- a CDS encoding AsmA family protein — translation MYAAVRRPGRAEAWAGGVGLLLIGIVVLALILFDWNMVRGPIGRWASAAYDRDIALQGDLDVHLFSWTPSAVVRGLKIGGPEWARDRDTADVDEIRASVRLRKLFAGQIEMPLLSFTRPRLVLITDKDGRNSWDLNPEKPDTGEGMKLPVIQQLVITDGRLVFDERRRGLKLEATVDAREGQGDDAGFVLDGEGEVNGSPLTLRVRGGPFINIRRDRPYDFEASVSGAGSSLTAKGAVTRPFDLGRFDATLSLQGRDLSDLYLLTGVALPNTPPYRLKGALKRNENIWTFSDFDGRVGASDLSGDVRVDAAKRLRVDAELTSRRLDIDDLAAVLGVRTVTNAAGSNTEAPVAVGGKLLPDAPLQTERLRAMDGSLSYRAVAVKANDLDVRAVNLGAELKDGVLDLDPVSFNFNRGELNGTARINATRDIPYSVVDFRLAGYPLESIIPARDGTAPLTGRALGRARLEGPGASIHDFAAASKGSLSLVVPDGQMRSAFAELLGINASAGLLKLLRGDQSTAQIRCAVADFDVRGGAATVKTLVIDTDVVLAQGTGTIDLGAETLDLRVDGESKKPRLLRVWAPITVKGALTAPQVGVDVRALVGQGGVAGLLSAVVAPVTALFAFVDPGLAEDANCGRLIAGAR, via the coding sequence GTGTACGCCGCCGTCCGACGGCCCGGTCGCGCCGAGGCCTGGGCGGGGGGCGTCGGCCTGTTGTTGATCGGGATTGTTGTTCTGGCCCTGATCCTGTTCGACTGGAACATGGTGCGCGGACCCATCGGACGCTGGGCCTCGGCGGCGTATGATCGCGACATTGCGCTTCAGGGCGACCTGGACGTCCATCTGTTCAGCTGGACGCCTTCGGCGGTGGTGCGGGGTCTCAAGATCGGCGGGCCGGAGTGGGCGCGGGATCGCGATACGGCCGATGTGGACGAAATCCGCGCCTCGGTGCGGCTGCGCAAACTGTTCGCCGGCCAGATCGAGATGCCGTTGCTCAGCTTCACCCGCCCCCGGCTGGTGCTGATCACCGACAAGGACGGCCGCAACAGCTGGGACCTGAACCCCGAAAAGCCCGACACGGGCGAGGGGATGAAACTGCCGGTCATCCAGCAACTGGTCATCACCGACGGCCGCCTGGTCTTCGACGAGCGGCGACGCGGTCTGAAACTGGAGGCGACGGTCGATGCGCGCGAGGGGCAGGGTGACGACGCCGGTTTCGTGCTGGACGGCGAGGGCGAGGTCAATGGCTCGCCGCTGACGCTCCGCGTCCGGGGCGGCCCTTTCATCAATATCCGTCGTGACCGACCCTATGACTTCGAGGCGAGCGTCAGCGGCGCGGGCTCCAGCCTGACCGCCAAGGGGGCCGTGACCCGGCCGTTCGACCTGGGCCGGTTCGACGCCACCCTGAGCTTGCAGGGGCGCGACCTGTCGGACCTGTATCTGCTGACGGGGGTCGCCCTGCCCAACACCCCGCCCTATCGACTGAAGGGCGCGTTGAAGCGGAACGAGAATATCTGGACCTTCAGTGATTTCGATGGCCGGGTCGGGGCCTCGGACCTGTCCGGCGACGTGCGGGTCGATGCGGCGAAACGATTGCGGGTCGATGCGGAACTGACGTCGCGCCGCCTCGACATCGACGACCTGGCCGCCGTCCTGGGCGTCCGGACCGTGACGAATGCGGCGGGATCCAATACCGAGGCGCCCGTGGCCGTCGGCGGCAAGCTGCTGCCCGACGCGCCGCTGCAAACTGAGCGCCTGCGGGCGATGGACGGAAGCCTGAGCTATCGGGCGGTCGCGGTGAAGGCCAATGACCTGGATGTGCGGGCGGTGAACCTGGGCGCGGAACTGAAGGACGGCGTCCTTGATCTCGATCCCGTCAGTTTCAACTTCAATCGGGGCGAACTGAACGGCACGGCCCGGATCAATGCGACGCGCGACATCCCCTACAGCGTCGTCGATTTCCGTCTGGCCGGCTATCCGCTGGAATCCATCATTCCCGCGCGCGACGGAACTGCGCCCCTGACCGGGCGCGCTCTGGGCCGTGCGCGGCTGGAAGGACCCGGCGCCTCGATCCATGATTTCGCAGCGGCGTCCAAGGGCTCGCTCAGCCTTGTGGTGCCCGACGGTCAGATGCGGTCGGCCTTCGCCGAACTGCTGGGCATCAACGCCAGCGCCGGCCTGCTGAAACTGTTGCGCGGAGACCAGTCCACGGCCCAGATCCGGTGCGCCGTCGCCGATTTCGACGTGCGGGGCGGCGCGGCGACGGTCAAGACCCTGGTCATCGATACGGATGTGGTTCTGGCCCAGGGCACAGGCACGATCGACCTGGGGGCCGAAACCCTGGATCTGCGTGTGGATGGCGAATCCAAGAAGCCGCGCCTGCTGCGGGTCTGGGCGCCCATCACGGTCAAGGGGGCCTTGACCGCCCCCCAGGTCGGCGTCGATGTCCGCGCCCTGGTCGGCCAGGGCGGGGTCGCCGGTCTTCTGAGCGCGGTGGTGGCGCCGGTCACGGCCCTGTTCGCCTTCGTCGATCCGGGCCTGGCCGAGGATGCGAACTGCGGCCGGCTGATCGCCGGGGCGCGATAA
- a CDS encoding alpha/beta hydrolase family protein — protein sequence MRHRSLLSAACAGIALSGALMSAAPALAQVPPAPVPTAPATPDAFTYKDMITANRLGDPQVSPDGRYVVYSVTTTDVEANRRAGSLWMLDLNTPDVAPRRLAISDQGANTARWGGDGNLYFLSGKSGASQVWRVASPTATPVQVTNLPLDVNAYRISPSGDKVAVSLAVYPDAADLNASVEMGKAMAERKTTGQVYDRMFVRHWDTWNDHTQNHLFVQSIGRNGQATGTPAWVTKGFDGDTPSKPFGDESDFVFTPAGDSIVFSARLAGKTEPWSTNFDLWKTNGLTGDGTFTNLTQDNPAWDAGPVFSPDGRTLAYRAMARPGFEADRYQIVLMDVQSGQKREIASNWDRSADTLQWSRDGQTLYTTAGDVGSTRLFAVDTRNGVVTPVTGPGHVSAFQQTPSGFVFAQDSLKSPSDLYFKTYLGREMPRRLTQANPAFDAKAFGEYEQFSFPGWNNETVHGYVIKPVGYEEGKKYPVAFLIHGGPQGSFGDGWSYRWNPETYAGAGYAVVMIDFHGSTGYGQAFTDAISQHWGDRPLEDLQKGWAAAQQKYGFLDGSNACALGASYGGYMINWIAGNWSNAFKCLVNHDGVFDTFGMGYSTEELWFTEWEYGGTPWDKPEGYQKFNPANHVENWKTPMLVVQGDHDFRIPTAQGLSTYTALQRRGIDSRLIVFPNENHWVLKPANSLQWHNEVFGWLNKYLTPAQ from the coding sequence ATGCGCCACCGTTCTCTCTTGTCCGCCGCCTGCGCGGGAATTGCCTTGTCGGGCGCCCTGATGAGCGCCGCTCCGGCCCTGGCCCAGGTTCCGCCCGCGCCGGTTCCGACTGCGCCTGCGACGCCCGACGCCTTCACCTATAAGGATATGATCACGGCCAACCGGCTGGGCGATCCGCAGGTGTCGCCGGACGGGCGCTACGTCGTCTATTCGGTGACGACGACGGATGTAGAGGCCAACCGCCGCGCCGGCAGCCTGTGGATGCTGGACCTGAACACGCCGGACGTGGCGCCGCGCCGACTGGCCATCTCGGACCAGGGCGCGAACACCGCCCGCTGGGGCGGGGACGGCAATCTGTATTTCCTGTCGGGCAAGTCGGGCGCCAGCCAGGTCTGGCGCGTGGCCTCGCCGACGGCCACGCCCGTGCAGGTGACCAATCTGCCGCTGGACGTGAACGCCTATCGGATCAGCCCGAGCGGCGACAAGGTGGCCGTGTCCCTGGCCGTCTATCCGGACGCGGCCGACCTGAACGCCTCGGTCGAGATGGGCAAGGCCATGGCCGAGCGGAAGACGACCGGCCAGGTCTACGACCGCATGTTCGTGCGCCACTGGGACACGTGGAACGACCACACCCAGAACCATCTGTTCGTCCAGTCGATCGGTCGCAACGGTCAGGCGACCGGAACTCCGGCCTGGGTGACCAAGGGCTTCGACGGCGACACTCCGTCCAAGCCGTTCGGCGACGAGAGCGACTTCGTCTTCACTCCTGCCGGCGATTCCATCGTCTTCTCGGCGCGCCTGGCCGGCAAGACCGAGCCGTGGAGCACCAATTTCGACCTGTGGAAGACCAACGGCCTGACCGGCGACGGGACCTTCACCAACCTGACCCAGGACAATCCGGCCTGGGACGCGGGGCCGGTGTTTTCGCCGGACGGCCGCACCCTGGCCTATCGCGCCATGGCGCGTCCGGGCTTCGAGGCCGATCGCTATCAGATCGTGCTGATGGATGTGCAATCGGGCCAGAAGCGCGAGATCGCGTCGAACTGGGACCGTTCGGCCGACACCCTGCAATGGTCGCGCGACGGCCAGACCCTGTACACGACCGCCGGCGACGTGGGTTCGACCAGGCTGTTCGCCGTGGACACGCGCAACGGCGTCGTCACCCCGGTCACCGGCCCCGGCCATGTCTCGGCCTTCCAGCAGACGCCGTCGGGCTTCGTCTTCGCCCAGGACAGTCTGAAGTCGCCCAGCGATCTGTATTTCAAGACCTATCTGGGTCGTGAAATGCCGCGTCGCCTGACCCAGGCCAACCCGGCCTTCGACGCCAAGGCCTTCGGCGAATACGAGCAGTTCAGCTTCCCCGGCTGGAACAACGAGACGGTGCACGGCTACGTCATCAAGCCGGTCGGCTATGAGGAAGGGAAGAAGTACCCCGTCGCCTTCCTGATCCACGGCGGACCCCAGGGCTCGTTCGGGGACGGCTGGTCGTATCGCTGGAACCCCGAGACCTACGCCGGGGCAGGCTATGCGGTGGTGATGATCGATTTCCACGGCTCGACCGGCTACGGCCAGGCCTTCACCGACGCCATCAGCCAGCACTGGGGCGACCGCCCGCTGGAGGATCTGCAAAAGGGCTGGGCCGCCGCGCAGCAGAAGTACGGCTTCCTGGACGGTTCCAACGCCTGCGCCCTGGGTGCCTCGTACGGCGGCTATATGATCAACTGGATCGCCGGCAACTGGTCGAACGCCTTCAAATGCCTGGTCAACCACGACGGCGTCTTCGACACCTTCGGCATGGGCTATTCGACCGAGGAGCTGTGGTTCACCGAGTGGGAATACGGCGGCACGCCGTGGGACAAGCCGGAAGGCTATCAGAAGTTCAACCCCGCCAACCATGTCGAGAACTGGAAGACGCCGATGCTGGTGGTGCAGGGCGACCACGACTTCCGCATTCCGACGGCCCAGGGCCTGTCCACCTATACGGCGCTGCAGCGCCGGGGAATCGACAGCCGCCTGATCGTCTTCCCGAACGAGAACCACTGGGTGCTGAAGCCGGCCAACAGCCTGCAATGGCACAATGAGGTGTTCGGCTGGCTGAACAAGTATCTGACCCCCGCCCAATAG
- a CDS encoding type II toxin-antitoxin system Phd/YefM family antitoxin, whose product MTTVTVHHAKTHLSKLIAAAERGEEVVIARGDKPAVRIVPFEPATKPERKPGRLKGLVAMDDRFFDPLPEDELRLWEGRGE is encoded by the coding sequence ATGACCACTGTCACCGTCCACCACGCCAAGACCCATCTCTCCAAACTGATCGCCGCCGCCGAACGCGGCGAAGAGGTCGTCATTGCGCGCGGCGACAAGCCCGCAGTAAGGATTGTGCCCTTCGAGCCGGCGACCAAGCCCGAGCGCAAGCCGGGTCGGCTGAAGGGCCTCGTCGCCATGGATGATCGTTTCTTCGACCCCCTGCCGGAAGACGAACTGCGTCTGTGGGAGGGCCGAGGCGAATGA
- a CDS encoding type II toxin-antitoxin system VapC family toxin, translating to MRLLLDTHALIWWMSGEAGLSRAAEAAIRDGDVHVFVSAVSAYEIALKHGMGRLPKAGLLAERFEAEVDLEGFDILPITAREASHAGRLDHTHRDPFDRLLIAQGLINNLTLVSNEQVFDSFGVARLW from the coding sequence ATGAGGCTGCTGCTCGACACCCACGCCCTCATCTGGTGGATGTCGGGGGAAGCGGGGCTAAGTCGGGCCGCCGAGGCCGCCATACGCGACGGCGACGTCCATGTCTTCGTCAGCGCTGTATCAGCCTATGAGATCGCCCTGAAACACGGCATGGGCAGGTTGCCCAAGGCTGGGCTGCTGGCCGAGCGGTTCGAGGCCGAGGTCGATCTCGAAGGTTTTGACATCCTGCCGATCACCGCCCGCGAGGCGTCCCACGCCGGCCGGCTGGACCATACGCACCGCGACCCGTTCGACCGGCTGCTGATCGCACAGGGCCTGATCAACAACCTGACGCTCGTCTCCAATGAACAGGTGTTCGACAGCTTCGGCGTGGCGCGCCTCTGGTAG
- a CDS encoding GNAT family N-acetyltransferase encodes MNSAALPVRRSPHIVDVLIAERAPRLTASPVWPVVRPALYSVLNYRAAVRMADAIQNLSGAETLDHVSDLLSLKVSTAHLDRLPTSGRCVVVANHPTGIADGVAVYDAVRQRRPDAIFFANADALRVSPRLAETVIPVEWVHDKRTREKTRATLNAAKEAFEAERCVVMFPAGRLAREKNGVLTDPEWAPTAASLARKYGAPVIPMHVTGPYSRLFHLFDKVSQELRDVTLFHELLNKAGKPFSVVVGQPIPPERLDGDAVKATVALKQFTERTLAADPDAVFP; translated from the coding sequence ATGAATTCCGCCGCCCTTCCCGTCCGCCGCTCGCCCCATATCGTCGATGTCCTCATCGCCGAACGCGCCCCGCGTCTGACCGCCTCTCCCGTCTGGCCGGTCGTGCGGCCGGCCCTGTATTCCGTGCTGAACTACAGGGCGGCGGTGCGGATGGCCGACGCCATCCAGAACCTGTCAGGCGCCGAGACCCTGGACCATGTCTCGGACCTGCTGAGCCTGAAGGTGTCCACCGCCCATCTGGACCGTTTGCCCACGAGCGGCCGGTGCGTCGTCGTCGCCAATCATCCCACCGGCATCGCCGACGGAGTGGCGGTCTATGACGCCGTCCGACAGCGCCGCCCCGACGCCATCTTCTTCGCCAACGCCGACGCCCTGCGTGTCTCGCCGCGACTGGCCGAGACAGTGATTCCCGTCGAATGGGTTCACGACAAGCGCACCCGCGAAAAGACCCGCGCCACCCTGAACGCCGCCAAGGAGGCCTTCGAGGCCGAACGTTGCGTCGTCATGTTCCCCGCCGGCCGCCTGGCCCGCGAGAAAAACGGCGTCCTGACCGACCCCGAATGGGCGCCGACCGCCGCCTCCCTGGCGCGCAAATACGGCGCTCCGGTCATTCCCATGCACGTCACCGGCCCGTACAGCCGGCTGTTCCACCTGTTCGACAAGGTCTCGCAGGAACTGCGCGACGTGACCCTATTCCACGAACTGCTGAACAAGGCGGGCAAACCCTTCAGCGTCGTGGTCGGTCAGCCCATCCCGCCCGAACGGCTGGACGGGGACGCCGTCAAGGCCACTGTGGCCCTGAAACAGTTCACCGAACGCACCCTGGCCGCCGATCCTGACGCGGTGTTTCCATGA
- the tsaE gene encoding tRNA (adenosine(37)-N6)-threonylcarbamoyltransferase complex ATPase subunit type 1 TsaE, with translation MKIDLPDAEATTRLGHAIAPLLAPGDSLLLYGPLGMGKSTLARGLIRALTTPDEDVPSPTFTLVQFYESDPPVAHFDLYRLTRPEEAFEIGLDDALDEGCAIIEWPERLGEEPGRFLGPDRLVIEISEHGDGRVATVSGAGRWEDLIDHVRF, from the coding sequence ATGAAGATCGACCTTCCCGACGCCGAGGCCACCACCCGTCTGGGCCATGCCATCGCGCCCCTGCTGGCGCCAGGCGACAGCCTGCTGCTGTACGGGCCGCTGGGCATGGGCAAGTCGACCCTGGCGCGCGGCCTGATCCGCGCCCTGACCACGCCGGACGAAGACGTGCCCAGCCCGACCTTCACCCTGGTTCAGTTCTATGAATCCGACCCGCCCGTCGCCCATTTCGACCTCTATCGCCTGACCCGACCGGAAGAGGCCTTCGAGATCGGCCTGGACGACGCCCTGGACGAGGGCTGCGCAATCATCGAATGGCCCGAGCGGCTGGGCGAGGAGCCGGGCCGGTTCCTGGGGCCCGACCGCCTGGTCATCGAAATTTCCGAACACGGCGACGGCCGTGTTGCGACCGTTTCCGGCGCAGGCCGGTGGGAAGACCTGATCGACCATGTCCGTTTCTGA
- the amgK gene encoding N-acetylmuramate/N-acetylglucosamine kinase AmgK yields MSVSDREQLRLDFLASAGLAQAARAPLPGDASTRRYERLTTTDGASLMLMDQAPAAESPPADPAWTPQQRQAAGWNAVARLSAGRIEAFAAVAAYLKALGLSAPEIPALDAPNGLAVLEDFGDALFARVIEDGADETPLYLTAIEALAALHEAGAPPQTLHGPGGDWPLLTYDETALQGGADLFVEWLPRLDERVAFDAAAVAAWREAWAKIVASGADGASVMAHRDYHAENLIWLPEREGPARVGMIDFQDAVRAHPSWDLHSLLQDARRDVSPALEAEALDRYFALRPQVDRATFMADYAGLAALNEARIIGIFARLIARDGKPRYRQFLPRMWRHLNANLEQPALAPVARWFDRHVPAEVRA; encoded by the coding sequence ATGTCCGTTTCTGACCGCGAACAGCTTCGCCTCGACTTCCTGGCCTCCGCCGGCCTGGCCCAGGCCGCCCGCGCGCCCCTGCCCGGCGACGCCTCGACGCGGCGCTACGAGCGGCTGACCACGACTGACGGGGCGTCCCTGATGCTGATGGACCAGGCCCCCGCCGCCGAAAGCCCCCCCGCCGACCCGGCCTGGACGCCGCAGCAGCGTCAGGCCGCCGGCTGGAACGCCGTCGCCCGTCTGTCGGCCGGACGGATAGAGGCCTTCGCCGCCGTCGCCGCCTATCTGAAGGCGCTGGGCCTGTCCGCTCCCGAAATCCCGGCCCTCGACGCGCCCAATGGCCTGGCGGTGCTGGAGGATTTCGGCGACGCCCTGTTCGCCCGGGTGATCGAGGACGGCGCCGACGAGACGCCGCTGTATCTGACCGCCATCGAGGCCCTGGCCGCCCTGCACGAGGCCGGCGCCCCTCCCCAAACCCTGCACGGCCCCGGCGGCGACTGGCCGTTGCTGACCTATGACGAGACGGCGCTTCAGGGCGGGGCCGACCTGTTCGTCGAATGGCTGCCCCGTCTGGACGAGCGCGTCGCCTTCGACGCCGCCGCCGTGGCGGCGTGGCGAGAGGCCTGGGCGAAGATCGTCGCCTCGGGCGCGGACGGCGCCTCGGTCATGGCGCATCGCGACTATCACGCCGAGAACCTGATCTGGCTGCCTGAGCGCGAGGGCCCTGCCCGCGTCGGCATGATCGACTTCCAGGACGCGGTCCGCGCCCACCCCTCCTGGGACCTGCACTCCCTGCTTCAGGACGCCCGCCGCGACGTGTCGCCGGCGCTGGAAGCCGAGGCCCTGGACCGCTATTTCGCCCTGCGGCCCCAGGTGGACCGCGCCACCTTCATGGCCGACTACGCCGGACTGGCCGCCCTGAACGAGGCGCGGATCATCGGCATCTTCGCCCGGCTGATCGCCCGCGACGGCAAGCCTCGCTACCGTCAGTTCCTGCCGCGCATGTGGCGGCATCTGAACGCCAATCTGGAACAGCCGGCCCTGGCGCCCGTCGCCCGCTGGTTCGACCGCCACGTCCCGGCCGAGGTGCGAGCATGA
- the murU gene encoding N-acetylmuramate alpha-1-phosphate uridylyltransferase MurU, with product MTAPKTAMVLAAGLGTRMRPLTDDRPKALVEVAGRALIDHVLDRLADAGVETAVVNVHWFADRLEAHLAARGRGPRIVISDERAELLETGGGLKKAHPLLGEDPIFVANIDSVWIDRGDALTDLIRLWNPETMDAALLLARREGSIGFEGDGDFFLADDGRLTFRGDAPSAPFAYMGVHITRPGYADHGPDGPFSLSPLWRKSAAEGRLFGCVLDGDWMHVGDPQARDQAEAKLAGDA from the coding sequence ATGACCGCTCCCAAGACCGCAATGGTGCTGGCCGCCGGCCTGGGCACCCGGATGCGCCCGCTGACCGACGACCGGCCCAAGGCCCTGGTCGAGGTGGCCGGCCGCGCCCTGATCGACCATGTGCTGGACCGGCTGGCGGACGCGGGAGTCGAGACGGCGGTCGTCAATGTCCACTGGTTCGCCGACCGCCTGGAAGCCCATCTGGCCGCACGCGGACGCGGCCCACGGATCGTCATCTCCGACGAGCGAGCCGAACTGCTGGAGACCGGAGGCGGGCTGAAGAAGGCCCATCCCCTTCTGGGCGAGGATCCCATCTTCGTCGCCAATATCGACAGCGTCTGGATCGACAGAGGCGACGCCCTGACCGATCTGATCCGTCTGTGGAACCCGGAGACCATGGACGCCGCCCTGCTGCTGGCCCGCCGCGAGGGCTCCATCGGCTTCGAGGGCGACGGCGACTTCTTCCTGGCCGACGATGGGAGACTGACCTTCCGCGGCGACGCCCCGTCCGCCCCCTTCGCCTATATGGGCGTGCACATCACCCGCCCCGGCTATGCCGACCACGGCCCCGACGGCCCCTTCTCCCTCAGCCCCCTGTGGCGCAAGTCCGCCGCCGAGGGGCGCCTGTTCGGCTGCGTCCTGGACGGCGACTGGATGCACGTCGGCGATCCCCAGGCGCGGGATCAGGCCGAGGCGAAACTGGCGGGAGACGCGTGA